The following proteins are encoded in a genomic region of Necator americanus strain Aroian chromosome II, whole genome shotgun sequence:
- a CDS encoding hypothetical protein (NECATOR_CHRII.G6856.T2), with amino-acid sequence MSAYTENPLIFCNACLGSTDPDYQTYNLAVSGVLLAVVGIIGLIGNVLVVSVYTHDDHWKRSTSIYLAALGFSDFFLILTAMFLFVLEAWRHHNHPYLAWAYVFGAPLVFPVAAVFQTSSVYFCVAAAVDCFISVVLPESVRQLYCTPRRAKVTCICLMIVCTLYNIPHFFELEKVDCIANDDSLSAQICPTDIRLDPAYYAIYYTYMYTTFLAIGPLALLILLNVCVVFTVLTRRSETDESDTISLVLVVFFFIFCNFTALLVNFMEIILNNPNILVYFVDLSNLLVVINGTANFFCYLIFGASFRQTLKKIMYSFWKEKPKLMWTMDGDEKLPDSHHTLL; translated from the exons ATGTCAGCGTATACAGAAAAtcctttgattttctgtaATGCATGTCTAGGATCAACAGATCCAGACTACCAG ACCTATAACCTTGCCGTTTCTGGAGTTCTACTTGCCGTTGTTGGGATTATTGGTCTTATTGGGAATGTTCTTGTCGTTAGTGTATACACACATGACGACCATTGG aaacGCTCGACTTCAATTTACTTGGCAGCACTAGGCTTCTCagacttcttcctaattttgacggcaatgtttctttttgttctggaGGCGTGGAGACACCACAATCATCCAT aCCTGGCATGGGCTTATGTATTCGGAGCGCCATTGGTGTTTCCAGTAGCAGCCGTCTTCCAGACATCCTCCGTATATTTCTGCGTAGCTGCTGCTGTTGATTGTTTCATATCTGTTGTGCTGCCCGAATCAGTTCGACAGCTTTATTGCACGCCAAG GCGAGCTAAGGTGACATGCATCTGTCTGATGATTGTGTGCACTCTCTACAACATTCCACACTTCTTCGAGTTGGAGAAA GTGGATTGTATAGCCAATGATGACTCCTTAAGTGCACAGATCTGTCCAACAGATATTCGGCTTGATCCGGCTTACTATGCGATTTATTACACCTACATGTACACCACGTTTTTGGCAATTGGACCACTAGCGCTACTTATTCTACTCAACGTTTGTGTTGTATTTACAGTTCTCACGAGAAGATCCGAAACAG ATGAATCCGACACAATAAGCTTGGTTctcgttgttttcttcttcatattctGCAACTTCACCGCACTGCTTGtcaattttatggaaattatATTAAACAACCCG AatattcttgtttattttgttgatttgtctAATCTCCTTGTGGTTATCAATGGGACGGCAAACTTCTTTTGTTACCTTATATTTGGCGCCAGTTTTAGACAGACTTTGAAGAAG aTAATGTATAGTTTCTGGAAGGAGAAACCGAAACTTATGTGGACAATGGATGGCGACGAGAAGCTCCCAGACTCGCACCATACATTGCTCTGA
- a CDS encoding hypothetical protein (NECATOR_CHRII.G6856.T1), producing MDYIQRVSRIKKVCHFEKTRYNVVTSAVLSALIDQGVESSRKGNILVCKYCHILVFAEISEYLCGFYHIDLAWAYVFGAPLVFPVAAVFQTSSVYFCVAAAVDCFISVVLPESVRQLYCTPRRAKVTCICLMIVCTLYNIPHFFELEKVDCIANDDSLSAQICPTDIRLDPAYYAIYYTYMYTTFLAIGPLALLILLNVCVVFTVLTRRSETDESDTISLVLVVFFFIFCNFTALLVNFMEIILNNPNILVYFVDLSNLLVVINGTANFFCYLIFGASFRQTLKKIMYSFWKEKPKLMWTMDGDEKLPDSHHTLL from the exons ATGGACTACATCCAGAGGGTGTCAAGGATCAAAAAAGTTTGTCACTTTGAGAAAACCCGTTACAACGTAGTAACGAGTGCTGTACTGTCAGCTTTGATCGACCAAGGAGTTGAATCGTC GAGGAAAGGGAATATTCTTGTCTGCAAATATTGTCACATACTCGTTTTCGCTGAAATTAGTGAATACTTGTGTGGATTTTATCATATCG aCCTGGCATGGGCTTATGTATTCGGAGCGCCATTGGTGTTTCCAGTAGCAGCCGTCTTCCAGACATCCTCCGTATATTTCTGCGTAGCTGCTGCTGTTGATTGTTTCATATCTGTTGTGCTGCCCGAATCAGTTCGACAGCTTTATTGCACGCCAAG GCGAGCTAAGGTGACATGCATCTGTCTGATGATTGTGTGCACTCTCTACAACATTCCACACTTCTTCGAGTTGGAGAAA GTGGATTGTATAGCCAATGATGACTCCTTAAGTGCACAGATCTGTCCAACAGATATTCGGCTTGATCCGGCTTACTATGCGATTTATTACACCTACATGTACACCACGTTTTTGGCAATTGGACCACTAGCGCTACTTATTCTACTCAACGTTTGTGTTGTATTTACAGTTCTCACGAGAAGATCCGAAACAG ATGAATCCGACACAATAAGCTTGGTTctcgttgttttcttcttcatattctGCAACTTCACCGCACTGCTTGtcaattttatggaaattatATTAAACAACCCG AatattcttgtttattttgttgatttgtctAATCTCCTTGTGGTTATCAATGGGACGGCAAACTTCTTTTGTTACCTTATATTTGGCGCCAGTTTTAGACAGACTTTGAAGAAG aTAATGTATAGTTTCTGGAAGGAGAAACCGAAACTTATGTGGACAATGGATGGCGACGAGAAGCTCCCAGACTCGCACCATACATTGCTCTGA